Below is a genomic region from Brassica oleracea var. oleracea cultivar TO1000 chromosome C9, BOL, whole genome shotgun sequence.
ACCAGACCTTGGTACTTTCTCCATCACCTATAGCATTAATAAGTCCTTGTGCCAACAACTCTTTACCGTGCATTATACTTCTCCAAGCATACAATGGATGGACCCTGCAACAGTCCAGCGCTTAAAGGAGATTCACAGGAGGAATGCTCCTGATATCTTCTTTCTCATGGAGACTAAAAACAACACTGAAATGATCAAAAAGACTGTCCAATGGCTCCCCCTTGACAACACACATGTAGTTCCGCCACACAGCCCAGGTGGAGGCGGTTTGTTCCTCATCTGGAAACCTGACATCCAACTCACAGTTAGAAAGAGCACAAGAAACTACATTGATACGATCATTACGGATAAGGGCGTTACCTTCCAAGCGACCTTTGTGTATGGAGAACCAGATCAGACAAAAAGATATGAGGTATGGAATCAGATATCAACTCTCCAACCAACAACAGGGACCCCATGGTTTTTAACCGGAGACTTCAACGAAATCACTGACAACAGTGAAAAATCAGGAGGTCCGGAGAGAGCAGGAGGCACATTCTGCGCATTTAGATCCTTCCTCTCACAAAATGATCTCTTCGATGTTAAACACTATGGAAATTTTCTATCCTGGAGAGGGAACAGGAACTCACATGTAGTTCAATGCCGTCTGGATAGAGCAATAAGCAATAGTGAGTGGATGGACAAATTCCCGTCGTGCCGGTGCCAATACCTTATGGTCGAAGGCTCTGACCATCGGCCCCTCATATCCTTCTTGGATACAACAAGGAAAAAAGGAATGAAGATTTTTAGATTCGACAGAAGGTTAAGAGACAATGCAGAGGTCAAAAATCTTATCCAACGAGTATGGGATTCGAATCCTTATCTTGATGTTGAGGACCGTCTAGGCCTTTGTCGAAGAGAAATCTGTAAATGGAGCAAAGCCTTCCAGGAAAATAGCAGGAAAACCTTGGTCCTACTCCGAGCTCAACTAGATGTTGCGATGACAAACTCCATTCCGAACAATGATCTGATACATCAATTAAATATGAGTTTGCTACAAACCTATTTAAAGGAAGAGGAGTATTGGAAACAAAGAACCAGGCAGCTCTGGTTAACTCTAGGAGACTCCAATACAGGCTATTTCCACGCTACTACTAAGGCAAGGAAAGCAAAGAACAGAATGACCGTAATAGAAGATGACAAGGAGGTACCTCACTTTGAGGAAGAACAAATCGCAAAGGTCATTTGTCAATTCTATAACCAGCTCTTCATCTCCTCTGATTACGATGGCCTACATACGGTCGAAGAAGCTCTATCTCCATGTGTGACACCTGAAATCAATGAAGAACTCATTAAAGATCCCACACCATCAGAATTAGAGAAGCAATATTTGCGATCCACCCTGATAAAGCACCTGGACCTGACGGTTTCTCAGCCAGCTTCTTCCAAGCAAATTGGGAGGTTGTGGGACCTGAGGTAGTGCGTGAAGTCCAACTCTTCTTCT
It encodes:
- the LOC106315126 gene encoding uncharacterized protein LOC106315126 encodes the protein MDPATVQRLKEIHRRNAPDIFFLMETKNNTEMIKKTVQWLPLDNTHVVPPHSPGGGGLFLIWKPDIQLTVRKSTRNYIDTIITDKGVTFQATFVYGEPDQTKRYEVWNQISTLQPTTGTPWFLTGDFNEITDNSEKSGGPERAGGTFCAFRSFLSQNDLFDVKHYGNFLSWRGNRNSHVVQCRLDRAISNSEWMDKFPSCRCQYLMVEGSDHRPLISFLDTTRKKGMKIFRFDRRLRDNAEVKNLIQRVWDSNPYLDVEDRLGLCRREICKWSKAFQENSRKTLVLLRAQLDVAMTNSIPNNDLIHQLNMSLLQTYLKEEEYWKQRTRQLWLTLGDSNTGYFHATTKARKAKNRMTVIEDDKEVPHFEEEQIAKVICQFYNQLFISSDYDGLHTVEEALSPCVTPEINEELIKDPTPSELEKQYLRSTLIKHLDLTVSQPASSKQIGRLWDLR